The nucleotide window AGTTCTCCCCCGTGGTCATCAGCTATCCATCGGGCAATGGCCAGGCCCAGGCCGGTGCCCCCCGGGTCCATCTCTCGGGCCCGCTCCGAGCGGTAAAAGCGCTCAAAGAGGCGAGGCCGGTCCGCTGGGTCAATCCCTATGCCGGTATCGGCCACAGCAAAAATAGCCCGGGTTCCTTTGGAGCGCAGGGAGAGGGTGACACTGCCGCCGGCCGGCGTGTAGCGGATGGCATTATCCACGAGGATTAGCACCAGCTGCTTCAACCGGTCGCGGTCCCCCAAGACCCGGAGGGGTCCCAGGCGGGACAGGCTGAGCCTGACATGAGGGGAGTTGGCCAGTAGATGCTGATAGACTTCCAGGATCACCGAGTCCAGCTCAACCTCAGCCGTTTGCAGGCGCGTCCCTGAATCAGCCCGGGCAAGGGAGAGGAGGTCTGCCACCAGACGGGACATCCTTTCCACCTCCGCCCGGGCAGCCCCGAGAATCTCTGCCTGCTCCAGGGGAGGCCTGTCCCTGGCCCGCTCCAGGAGGTCCAGATTGCCCCTGATGACCGTAAGGGGGGCCCTCAGCTCATGGGAGGCATCGGCAACGAACCGTTGCTGCGCCGCCTGGGCTTCCTCCAGGCTCTTCAACATCTCATTGAAGGCTGTGACCATCTGCCCCAGCTCATCAAGGGAGTGCCTGGGCGTCAGTTTCCGGCCAAAGCTTCCGGAAAGGGCGATGGCCCGCGCTGTCTCAATGGTCTCCCGGATAGGCTTCAAAGCCGTCCTGGCTGTGAGCCAGCTCATCAGCCAGGCCACGGCTATGCTGGCCGCTCCCCCAATGATGAGGGCGAGGAGCAGTTGGGAAAGGGTCTGGGCGCGTATCCTTTCACTCCTCGCCACCTGCACATAGCCCCTCGGCTCACCTGAAGCCCGGATCGCGAAGGGGAGGATGCCAACCTGGTAGCTTGTTCCCTCTATCGTGGTCCGGTAGAAGGTCAGGGTGCTCTGGGAGGCCGTTTCCAGGACACTGGGAGGCACAGGTATCTCGTTCAGGCCCAGGCGGGGGGACGGGGCCAGCACATGGCCGTATTCACCAAGGACCTGGACTATCGTCTCCTCGTCTTCAAGCGTCTCAAGAGGGGGCATCGGGAAGGGGAATTGCCTGTAGATGAGGTAGTCCTGGTTCAGCACGGCGACTAGAAGCTGTCCCCTTCCAGAGATGCGGGATTTTACGACGTTCTCAGTGTATCTGGCCATGGTCACGTAAACGTAAATCCCCAGGGCAATCACGACGACGCCGATGATTGCTGAGGATAGGAGGGCCAGGCGAGTCCTCAGGGGAGGACTACTCCTGCCGCAGGACGTAGCCGGAGCCGCGCATGGTGTGGATAAGCCGGCTCCCTCCTGCCGCCTCCAGTTTATTCCTGAGGTAGCGGATATATACCTCAAGCACGTTGGAATCGCCGCCGAAGTCGTAGCCCCAGACCCTTTCCAGGAGCATTTCCTTGGGGAGCACCTGGTGGGGGTGACGCAGAAACAGCTCCAGGAGCCTGTATTCGGTGGTGGTCAGCTTGACTTCCTGTCCCTGGCGAAGGGCCCTTCTGCTCCCGGTATCCAGGAGAAGGTCTCCATACTCCAGTTTCTCTGGCAAGGGGACTTGTCCGCGGCGCAGCAGTGCCCGGACCCGCGCCAGGAGTTCTTCAAAAGCAAAGGGCTTTACCAGGTAGTCGTCAGCCCCCGCGTTGAGACCGACGACCCTGTCAGCTACGCCATCTCTGGCTGTAAGCATCAGGACGGGCACATTCCCTTCTGCCCGAAACCTGCGGCAGACCTCCAGCCCGTCCATGCCCGGCATCATAATGTCCAGGACTACCAGGTCTGGGCTATGTTCACGGGCCAACTGCAGGCCCTCCTGTCCGCCGTGGGCTGTGTCCACAGTGTAACCCTCATACCCCAGCCCCCGCCGTAACATCACGGTTACCTTGGGGTCGTCATCAATAACCAGAATGCGTGCGGGCACCTTTAACCTCCGCCACTCTCCTCTTCTTCGCTGTTATTATAACACCTGAAGAGCGGATAGAGCATCTTCCCCGGCCCCCTCTTTAGTTGAAGGCTATGTCCCGCCCGAGATTACATCAGGTTGCTGTTTGCACCGCGCTGTTCAAGAATAGCGCTCGGAGGAAGGGGAGACAAAGGGCTGGAGGGTGGTGCAAGGGCAGGCAAGCTATCCCTATCTTGCCTGCCCTGCGAGAGAAAGAAGGACTGGCGCGCTAGTTCCGGGCTTTCCCGATATTCTATTTCCTGTCGCTAGCGGAAGATGTCGATCTTGACGGTGGCCGTGCCACCTGTCACCGCCACGTTGCGCTGCCAGACGTTGAGAGTGTAGTTCCCATCAAATTTGGCCAGGAACGAGAGTTTCCTTGTTTCACCATCATCAACGCCTGTGCCCATCATGGCCACTCTGTCCTCGGGGGCGGCATTCACGCCGAGGGGGGGGGCATCCACGTCTACACCGATGGCTGTTCCCCCTTCAAAGGCCACCGTCAAGACCACTAAATCTCCTGTCTTGAGGGCAAGAGTCTCACTGGTGCTTCGGAAGGTGATAGCGTAGGTCTTGGTAACAGAGGAGATAGGACTAGCACCAGGGCGAGGAGTAGGCATGGGAGGGGTGGGGGGAGGGACATAAGGGGCAATGGTAGGAGCAGGGGTAGCCGTAGTAGCAGGGGCAGCCACAGGAGCCAGACAGGCAAGAAGTCCCACCCCTAAGGTGGCAACCAGACACACCAGAACAGTTAGCCCAAGAATCGGCCGATTTCTCATATTTCCTCCCTTTCTACGGTTGTTGATGGGGTTTAGATACCCTAGCTACGCTGAAAGTCAACACCCTACAACGGACAGAGTATCAAAGATGGAAGGCAAGCACATCACCTGTTAGGATAGAGTTAATGCGACAAGTGGTGTAATCTTTCTCAGGATATTGTCAGGATGAGTTACCCAGGAGCGATGCTCCGATGTGGAACAAGAGGTATTTGGAAGTTATCCCTTTGGTTGAACTAAATGAGTATGGACTACGAGCTGTCTTCGGACTTGACGTCCTTCACCAAGCGTTGCTGCATGGCGTAGGCGGCAGCCTGCTGCCGGTTCCGCAGATTGAGTTTATTCAGGATATTGCGCACGTGGACCTTGGCTGTATGTTGCGAGACCGTGAGCCACTCAGCGATTTCGCGGTTCGTCGCACCTCTGCATATCAGTACCAGCACTTCTCGCTCCCGATTGCTCAACCTGTCTAGAGGCTTCGGCTCGGCCGTGGCTAGCCCTTGT belongs to Chloroflexota bacterium and includes:
- a CDS encoding HAMP domain-containing histidine kinase — protein: MARYTENVVKSRISGRGQLLVAVLNQDYLIYRQFPFPMPPLETLEDEETIVQVLGEYGHVLAPSPRLGLNEIPVPPSVLETASQSTLTFYRTTIEGTSYQVGILPFAIRASGEPRGYVQVARSERIRAQTLSQLLLALIIGGAASIAVAWLMSWLTARTALKPIRETIETARAIALSGSFGRKLTPRHSLDELGQMVTAFNEMLKSLEEAQAAQQRFVADASHELRAPLTVIRGNLDLLERARDRPPLEQAEILGAARAEVERMSRLVADLLSLARADSGTRLQTAEVELDSVILEVYQHLLANSPHVRLSLSRLGPLRVLGDRDRLKQLVLILVDNAIRYTPAGGSVTLSLRSKGTRAIFAVADTGIGIDPADRPRLFERFYRSERAREMDPGGTGLGLAIARWIADDHGGEL
- a CDS encoding response regulator transcription factor, with translation MPARILVIDDDPKVTVMLRRGLGYEGYTVDTAHGGQEGLQLAREHSPDLVVLDIMMPGMDGLEVCRRFRAEGNVPVLMLTARDGVADRVVGLNAGADDYLVKPFAFEELLARVRALLRRGQVPLPEKLEYGDLLLDTGSRRALRQGQEVKLTTTEYRLLELFLRHPHQVLPKEMLLERVWGYDFGGDSNVLEVYIRYLRNKLEAAGGSRLIHTMRGSGYVLRQE